From the genome of Glycine soja cultivar W05 chromosome 14, ASM419377v2, whole genome shotgun sequence:
TGTAGATAacatattaaaaagttattgttatgCATCTTTGTAACCTTTTATTaccacattaaaaaaatttcaacgaTGGATGACTCCAATTCACATATATCAAAACTTCTTCCCAAAGAAACATTCAATAACAAACAATAATCCTTCTCCAAGATACAAATATCACCAACACCgtctcaaagataaaaaaaactgataaaaCCATCCAACTCGGCTTTATTCACTACTGCATACAAACTTTGTTTGCTccagaaacaaaataatatgtatGCATTGCATAATCTTGATGAATGGGGTTATCATCCAACAGTCCAGGGAATGTACAAATCCTTTAGACCTTGTCAGGAGCCATTTCCAAGCAACAATTTTAGCTTCCTTAAAAATATCctgatgaaataaaaaaaaatattatagtagatttcaaaaataaaaaaaatattatagtataaatataaattgtaatagttttatcatgaaatacataaacaatagtttatctcttcattttataaattatatttatatattaataaaataattatctttatatatatttttaaaaaataagtgtaaaatgattaaaaatatttatatttaaatatatagtttTGTTCTTTCGTTTATGGAAATGAATAGGATGCAAGTGGCGAGAAAAACGTTGATAACAAATAAAGATGATAATATATTGTGtagtttgtttcttttcttcgaAGTCTCCCCAATTAAAATGATTGATCAAAGATAGTTAACTCGATCTCTATGTAATGATTCATTTGGTCACATCAATATTCCATAGCAATTTGTAGTTTTTCATTCTTGAAATTTAGTAAGAGGCCCATCCAGGAGGCCTTTGGGAATTTTTTAATAACCAGGAAAACATGAGCTAGGTAGTTGTCTCCAGATTGtggataaataaaatactcaAGCTTCCTCTCTTCAGGTTATATCAGCCTCTACGTAACTCTATCCGAAATTTCGAATGCTATCTCTCATGAGAGAGACGTTTGACattgaagaaatggaaagaattcgatttcctctttttctttttcttttttgtgattgtttcctctttgttttgaaatttatgcaactattatttatgaattatgtaTTTGGTTGAACTAATTGTTTTGTCATATATGGGGATATTGTAAGAAATCAACAATATTCAttgatacatttattatttccaCGTGGTGAGCCACGCATTATGCATTAAcatatctgattttttttatctataaaaaacaTTGAATGATGGTGTATTTagatcaaaattgattttgaagtcaAACCATTTATATCTAGATATTTTATCGTAAAACAAGTCTGATGTATTTATATCAAGCAAATATCTCAAGCACCTGttgattataaaattaacataagaagCTATAACTTGAGGTTAAATTATTCAACATTCAGCAAGTCTCTTAACTATTTGCTATTTTTTCagtaaaaataactatttgctaatttctaattagattttttaattttttaaaattagatcctaaacttattttttgatttttaaattaggtTCCTCTACAGCTCTTTAGGTTCTAAACTAATTATCAACCTGTAAATTTAAGAAtactcactactaaaaaaaaagctttctacatcgtcttattaacatcggttatagctaaaatcgatgttagcgaaagcgcggtggcatttttgtaattaaatagagttacttaacatcggttttagcaaaaccaatgttaactaattgatgttaacatcggttatttaaaaaaccgatgttaacatgatgttaaaatgaatatggtaacatcggtttgggaaaaaccgatgttaacttcatagagttaacatcgattttgaggaagccgatgttaaggagttgattttaacatcggtttgttaaaaaaccgatgtaatgtatttgatgttaacattgttttttacaaaaccgatgttaactatattcagttaacatcggttatccataaaaaatcgatgttgttgtgtttataagttaaaaaaaaattgaaatttcacaaGCCGCGCACGCTCGAAAACCTTGCCCTCCCTCTTCTCTTTGTCATCCTCCTGCCTGAAATCGCTGTTCTCTTTCTCCTCCCGCCTGAAATCTGCCGGAAATTGCTCCCTCGACACCCACATTGTCCTCGTTGGAACCCACAGAACCCCCTACACTGCCGGAAAACCCACATTGTCCTTGCTGGAACCCGCAGAACCCCCTACACTACCGGAAAACCCATATTGTCGTCGCTCAAACCCCACAGAACCCACATTGTCCTGGCTCGAAGAAAACCCAACATACATTGTTGCTACTAGGGTGCTGAAACACTCGTCGGTGCTCAAAGGTCAAAGCTTTCTCCGCGAGGTACGTAGGTCAAATTCGTGTATGCTAAGTTTCCTTGTGAGTGGTTTGACCCGAATTGAGAGTTGCATCGGATAATAAAGAAAAGGTTTTTGTTTCCGATTGTACAGGCTTCGCTCACGTGCGTGTGTTGCTAGGTTCTCTTGATCAAGGTAACACTAACTTCTATACTTCATTtgacctattttattttttctgggtAGTAATAAGTAATGTTGCATGATTTTTAGTAAGGTGTTATTCTGTTTGCACTATAACAGAGAATCAACCATGATTTCTGTAGATGGATCCACAGGGGTCTTGAAATTGCCTGCAATTGCTTTAACATTTTACTGTCCAACAGAGGGGGCTTGACTGTTGttgttttaacatattttttgtttcttgagcAAGTAATGCTTAAGTATAGATAATGCTTTTACCCAACTAGATTTAAGGAACTGGGTTGCTTGctctcttttctattttattcgCTTAATTGTTGAATGCTTCCAGACTGTTTATAAACTATTCACTTGCCTCGTATTGACAGTTTCTAAAAGTTCTCATATGTAAGTGTGCTTTCAAATAAACTATGCTTGTAACTGTTTTACAATAACATATCCTGAAGTGAACTGCTTATGTGTTTGCGATTTTTTTTAGCTTATCTTCATAATCTACACTTGAGCTTACAAAAACAAATGCAAACATCTCATCATTCATAAGATAATCTAGAATCTAGATATAGTTTTGGACTTAGAAATTTCAATACTTTAAAGtttagaaaattatataatgCACATTGATTTTGCTAACTTAAAAGTTGAAACCTGACCAGTTGTAAACATGATGATTTCTAATTATCCTCTCATTATACTCAGTACTAATCTAAGACTATCACAACAGTCCTCTTGAAACCTAGACAATCTTCTGAATTGTAGAAACCTGCAACAATTATTCTCCTAAGTTTTCTTTTGGATTGAATCCACAAACAGAAAAAAACCTGCAAGGCCTCTTAGACCTCATAGCCTCCTCAACCACCTCATTGGCAATTAAAACACCATGGAGCAGCTGTCTACCCTTCACAAAGGTTGTTTGCCTTTCATCAATGAGGTGGTTCATGACCTTGCTGAGCCTGTTAGCCAGTAGTTTAGCAATGATTTTGTAAACACATCCAATGAGGGAGATGGGTCTGAAATCATTGAAGGATTGGGGGTCCTTAATCTTAGGGATAAGAGCAATGAAAGAGGAGTTGGGACCCTTGGGGAAGGAAGCATTCACATGGAATTCTGCTATAAATCTTAGGAATTCAGGCTTCAATTCCTTCCAAAAGTGCTTAATAAATCTGAAATTAAAACCATGTGGCCCTGGGCTTTTGTCATTGTCACAGGCCCACACAACACACCTTATCTCTTCCTCTTTAAAAGGTTCAATCATAATTTCTCTCTGAGTAGaagtcaaaattttaaatgaaacccCATCCAAGTTAGGTTTACTCAAGTGAGGCTCATTGAACCTGTTCTGAAAATGATGAAGGGTTTCAACCTTTATAATGTTAGGATTTTCCACGCAGGTGTCACCAATCTGCAACCCCCTCAAAGCATTTCTCCTCCTCCTCAAATTAATAACTCTATGAAAATAGGATGTGTTGCTGTCCCCCTCTTTGATCCATCTGCATCTTGATTTCTGCCTCACAATAGACTCCAACATAGTAGCTTTTCCCAAAGGTCAGCTTGGGTTTTCTTGAGCTCCTTCACTTGTTATTCAGAAGGTTGAACTGGCATAGAATTCTCCAAGTCATTTAGTTTCTGTTGAAGCTATTTGACTTTGCTACACAGGTCTCCTATGTTGTCTTTACTTCAGATTTTCAGCCTCTGTTTAAGATGTTGAAGCTTGCATTTTAAAGCATAACCACCCCACCCCATAGGTTGATAATCTAACCAACAATCCCTCACTAACTTCTGAAATTTCTTGTTCATTAGCCATCCATCATAAACCTTAAAAGGTTTAGGGCCCCAATCAATGCATTTAGAGTGCATGATAATAGGACAGTGGTCAGAGTAATTCCTCTCAAGGTTAAATTGGGAGCTGTCAGGCCATTTGGACAACCAACCATCAGAAACACACACTCTGTCCAGTTTGCTTTTGCAGGAACCATTAGGCCTAACCCAAGTAAAGGGTTTACCCACACAAGGAATATCATCAACCTCTATTGCAGCAAGCCAATCATTGAATTCAGATATTAAGCCATTATTTGAATTGTTGTGGTTGCTTCCCAATAGCCAATTTAAAACTACTGATCTTACCTAACCCTCTGATATGCTTAGTTAGGAATAAGGGCCATGAAGGAAGCATTGCTGCCTCTACGAAACCTTCCATGAAAGTCGATTTCATCTACAAATCTCCTGAATTCAGGTTTCAAAACCCTCCAAAAAGccttaataaaattgaaattaaatccaTCGGGTGCCGGGCATTTGTCTCCACCACAATTCCAAACAGCCTCTTTAATCTCTTGGTCAGAAAAAGGGGAAGTGATCCCCTCTGTTTGATTCAGCTGTCTTAACTCCTCCCATAGAATTCTTTTCCCAGCTAGATCACAAGGGGCATAGACATTGACTATGAAAAGTCTGTGGTCTTCACTAACCCATCTCCCATCTAAAAATAAAAGGCTATGGCCTTTAATTCTCCTTTCCACATGAAAAGCTGAATTGTTCCATAAAGAAAGTAAACCACTAGCTGGCTGAACAGAGGGGACACTCTCCACACTGCTGATTTCATTTCCACTTCAGAGAATCTAGCAACTTTTACTAACTTTTCCCTGTCTTTTTgcgcataatttttttttgaacggccaaagataatattatatatatgataagcgTAGTACCAGAAGTACTACAATAAGGTACATGGAATAATATCCCCTAAAACACAAGAATATAACCAACAAATAACAAGCCACCAAAGAACAACAATACCCAGCCCTACAAATCACAGACTAGATAAAAGACAAAGACATATTTGAGGACCATTGGTGAAAAGGAACAGTGAAATCCTTTTCCCATCCCCTCAACCAAGACCAAGTGAGAAAGATTGTTTTGTCCACCAATTCAGAGATGTCAAAAGGctgattattaaaaatcatgtcaTTTCTGAGATTCCATATGGATCTTGTAGCTGCTATCCACCATATCTTCATCCTTCTGTTGGAATTCCTCGAGCCAGCCAATGAGCAGTGTTGAAGAAAGTTGTCCATAGGCTTACTGTGCAGAACTCTCTCTTCCTTCACCCATGAGTTGAATTCCCACCACAAAGGCATAACTTTATGACAAGTGAAAAATAGGTGGGAAGCAGATTCGACTTGGCTTTGGCAGAAGGGGCAAAGGTCATTTTGAAGGACAATCTGCCTCCTGATTAGGTTTTCCTAAGAAGGAAGCCTATCCTAGAGTAATCTCCAAGCAAAGGATAAAgctgtggggggggggggggattttGATTTCCCATAGCTGTCTGAAGCCACTATTTGGCTGATAGAATAGCTGATCAGGTCTGATACAATTATAAGCAGAATTTGTAGACAAGATCCCTGTTGGTTCAGCTCCCCACACCCAAGAATCCATCAAGGCTGCATTGGTACTTATTGCTGCAGTCTGGTCAATAAAAGCTGAGGCTCCCCCCAATTCATTGTCAAAAAGATATCTTCTCCAGGAGAATTTCCACTCCCAGCCAGTTTCTCCAAAAATCCCCATGCTTGCCACTGTCTGAAGTTTTTGAGATGATATTTGATATAGTTCTGGGTATTTGTCTCTAAGAATAGTTCCATCTCCCACTCATTAGTcttcccaaaataaaatttgatcacCACTGCCCAGTTTCCAGAAAAATTGTTTATTGACAGCAGCCATACTACTGTGTTGAATAATTGATCTTAAGTCAGACCACCAAGAGGTGAAAGTTTGCTTAGGAGGACCCTCTTCCAAGCCTCTCCATGAGGAGAAATTGCTTATCCCAGAGAAAGTCAGACCACCAAGAAGAGAAATTGCTTATCCCAGAGAAAGTCTTTCTGTGCATAATAATTCACTCTCTCTGGTCCTTGTGGTTATGTGTTCCCATTTAAATCATGAGTCCCATATCCAGTAACACCTCTTTCTTGTTTTCTActctgttattgtctataattgaaatatagtataattgttttttttcttcttcttaaaattTGAACCGGCGATATCATTCTTTGAATGTCATCATCTACCTTTAATGATTCACATCTAAATTGGTCcctgtttaattaaattaattagttattgctttagtttgacttgatagaagtatgatatgtattcttaaaaaattgtccTTGAACTGTTTGATAGAATGACtgagaatgaattgaaattttcttgCAAAGTTGTATtctgaacttatttttcttacaaatcAAACTTGGTACTTTGAAATCAGTGTAGTTTGTGTTGAATGTGATAGAAAGTATTCAAAGGTAATGTCTTTGGAAGAAGACAAATGAACAGTATAGGATGAACATAGGAGATCCTCATttgcaaattttataattttcatgtaaCTGACTGTTACCTCCTATAACAGGTCATTAGTGGTTCCTGACCTGTGCATCAGACTTTAACTACTTCACCATAACACTGTGCATTGAGAGGGGTCTTTTCCTCATTTTGTGGCAAAAGGTGCACATTGctgaaaaaggctttaaatacactCTCAGTATAATGTCTTTTGAGAGTCAATGTATCACCATAAAGTGAGAGTCATATTGTtgataaaaggctttaaatacactGTGGCTAATTTCTCTATGGTTTTTTTTAGGGCTATCATTTACTATTGCTTATTGGCGTTGCTGTGGAAGCGCTTTGATTATATCTTTGAAGCCTCGaactcaggtatttatatctttgattcgaaaactaatttgaaattgttgttgtatgcattactggtatatttgtaacttatgctatgcctgtctacatgacctttctttcattggactgataTGATCATGCCTctctacatgacctttctttcattggactgataTGTTTGAAGTATTTACTATGATTTAAACTCTCAGAACTTGTTCATTGTTAGTGTtcaatgtttttgtaattttatctgctgcccttctctatatatatgttgtgactgccactgcccttctctctctcttgtattatcttttttttatcagcaaaattatagtttgtattaataactgtgagtaccagaggtactaaatatACAAGGTAGAAACCAACAGACTAGCATAACCATAGGTCCTACGAATCAGGTGCCAATCTAAATAGAATACAATAACCCTGCACTGCtaccctaataaaaaaatgttgttgataAATTACTAGACCAATAGTTGTAGGGCTGGGCAAAGCCTTTCTCCAGCTGTGTTCTCCATAAATTCCCTTTAGTTGGGATTCTATCTTTGATCAATCGCCAAGCAAATGTTGTTGGTTTTAAAGGGATTTTGAGCTGCCATAGGTCCTCTAAAGCCTCATCCACAGTCTGATCTGCTGCTCCTTCTAGTAGCATACAGTATGCGCTCCTTGTAGACAACTGGCCATTAggttctggtttccaaacccaGCAGTCTGATGTCCAACGATCAATATGACCCCGCAAGATATCATCCAAGAAACTGGTTGCCGCTTGCACCTCATTGTCAAAAAGGTGTGTTCTCCATTCAAGCTTCCATTCCCAAACATTTGCAGAGTGACATCCCATATCTTGAATAAGCTTCTGCTATTGACAGGATATGTTATACAATCTAGGATATTTCGCCTTTAAAGGTTCCTGTTCCATGAGCCAGTAGTCCTCCCAAAACCTAATTTTGTCCCCACACCCCACTTTCCAATCTATTGTAGATTGAAACAGACCATGCACAACTTGTTCATGGATGACTGACCTTAAATCCTGTCACCACATGGATTCATTGGTGACTGATGTTCCCTCCTCTAGAGCCCTCCAACCTCCATACTTCGAGATGAGAATCTTAACCCAAAGATCATCATGCTGCTGCATCAGGTTCCATCTCCATTTACCCAGCAGAGCTCTATTAAAAGTTCTGATATCCTTTATCCCCAGACCACCCTTATCCTTTGGAAGGCAGATAGTATCCCATTTAACCCATGCAATTTTCTTCTGATCAAGGCCACCCCCCATAGGAACCTCCTCTGGATTTGGGTCAGTTTTTCCGCTACCCTGTTAGGAATTCTGAAAAAAGAGAGATAGAAAATAGGAATAGAGGTTAGAGTTGCTTTTATGAGGGTCACTCTTCCCTCATAAGATAGATGTCTCTGCTTCCACCTAGACAATTTAGATTTAGTCTTTCTTAGGATTGGATCCCATAACCCACAACGCCTTGGATTAGCCCCGATTGGTATTCCCAAATAAGAGAAAGGCAGAGGCATGATTCTGCAATTCAGATAACTGGCAGCCTGTAATTTCCATTGTTCAGATTAGCCCAACACCCCAAAGCTGCTCTtcccataatttattttaagtcctGATGACAATTCAAAAGCCCTCAAAATCGATTTGATAGTCTTGACATTTTTCATAGTAGCCTCCCCAAACCACATAGTTTCTTGAAAGAGGTGCCATTCAAAACTGGTCTGCTGCTCATAGTTTCTTCAAATCTCTGCTGGAAAAAGCTACAAACTTCGATGGGAGTTAATCACCAGGTGAAAATATCGAGAATTGCAGTCCCCCTCCTTAATCCAACGCGATCTCGCCTTCTGCCTCATTAAAGACTCGTGAGCTTGGGCTGCTGACCAAAGATCTTGCTGCAGCTTCTtccttttcatattttcttgGGAAGTCAGCTGCCTGTGTTCAGCTATAGATTCAAGCTTGTTAAGCTTAACTTCTAACTTTTGGACCCTTTTAACAGTGCATCGCTTCGTGTGCATCTTCAACAcgcacagaaacacacacacacacagccacacacacagaaacaaacaaacacacacacagacacacacacacacataaacacacacacacatacacacacacacacacacagaaacacacacacacacacatagacacacacacataaagacacacacacacacacacacacacacacatacacagagaaacacacacagccacacacacagaaacaaacacacacacacacacacagaaacacacacacacacacacacacacacacacaaacacacagacacagacacagacacacacacacagaaacacacacagacacacacacacacacacagaaacactcACACACCCACATTGGGTTTCTGTGTGATAGAAGCATTAGAAATTAACTCCTCGTGATAGAAGCATTACAATCAACTCCTCATGATAGAAGCATTACAAATTAGAGAGCACATTACTCGTACATAACTAAATATTATAAACTGTTCAGTTTAAGCTTTGACAGGAACCCAAGAAACAATTCTGGAAATCGAGTGTTATTCCACTATGAGGAGCTCATACCTCTTACAAGGAAAAAAAGCTGACACCAGTCCTGAGCCTAGCTCTCTATACACACTTAACAATTTTCTGCCTACTCTCCACACTACTCTCCACACTCAACAATTTTCTGCCTACTCTCTACACTAGTCTCAATATTAGAGCTCACAAATCTATCAGATCTTCAGTGctcaaagagaaaatacaaaactgATAGAAACTGTATCAgaattacagaaagaaaaatgattacCATGCAGAACTTCGAGGATTTGCATCTCCCAATGCCCTAAGGCCACATTCCTCTAACAAATGATGAGATGATTTGTCTCTTCCCTTCCCTCTTATTCATAGGCAACATGCTTTATTTCTCTAAATCATCCCAGCCCCCAACTAACTAACTACTCACTCTTTAACCATTCTACTAACTAACTAAGGGAGttacttataaaaaatttgtacaaACATGATAATCACCCAACCATTGTATTTAGAGACCAGAATCCTGTTCTAGAGTGCCTTTGGATGGCAGAGATCCTATTAATGATAGTTGAGGGGATCCTGGAAAAAGACATATAAAACAGAGGTAATGCTGTTAAAATTGCATTAATAAGAGTGGTTCTACCAGCCATGGAGATATTTCTCTGGTTCCATTTGCTCAGCTTAGCCTCAAACTTGCTTATAATTGGATCCCAGACCACCCTTCTTCTTGGATTAACACCAATTGGAATTCCTAAGTAACAGAAAGGAAGCTGTAACAGTGCACAATTAAGGTAGACAACAGCAGAATTGCACCATTCCTCAGGTTGACCTATAGCACCAAACTGACTCTTTGCGAAATTAATTCTCAATCCAGAGACCATCTCAAATCTTCTGAGAATGACCTTCACAGCTCTGACATTCTCCATGGAAGCTTCTCCAAAGAACACAGTATCATCAACATACTGTAGAACATCCACAGGAACCTTGTTCTTCCCCACCAGGAGGCTTCTGAAGCAGTTTTGAGATACTGCTTCCCTCATTAGCCCTATCAATCCTTCAGCCACTAAGTCAAAGAGTAATGGAGCCAAAGGGTCTCCTTGTCTCAaccctcatgatacacacacacatacacacatatacccaactacaataataaagcataagcaccctTGAAACCCAGcatttgaaattagttacataaacaactgctgatgtctatatttgtctgtaattgaatttgaccttttgtatgttcttgtatgtgatcagtgtaatttgctatataaacaactgttgttcatggtgagtgaaccttagattcccgtttgagactgaatgcaatgattcttgcggacagttttcattagtcattgtatttagtcttgaattgtccgtttggacagtttggggagattggtatttttatgttacattCATTCGTgatggttattattattttcattaatttgattaaatttcggttcaatggatttcaagttgttctctgagtgcatacttgattatcgggaaattcatttgaccgatgtcatgtcgtgtacttggagaccaatgtgaaatgctgccgaaatttagtcaaaattttgtaaataatggtaaccctgacgtttgaagctaacataaaagacagttttcctaaatgggatagggccacacctataaataaaaagtgagattttcatgcatggcattgcttagatggatcgaagttggatgaatgaaagtcgcatgagcccagaatatgaggatggcgtcgaacagttcttgcaatttgcatCAGAAAGAGGTCGatcaaatgaagaaggaaaatattattgtccttgcatcaactgtttgaatggaagacgacaattactcgatgacatacgggaccatctattgtgtgatgggattaagaagaattacacgacgtggatatgacATGGTGAAGTCACAGACACTTTGAGTgagtcccaatctgaaccgtttgatgtagaaatgggagatggttagaggacatgattcgtgaccttggacaagagtctttccagcaagcacacgcccctgtgtatgaaggattgcagagtgattctaAGAAGCCCTTGTAtgcagggtgcaagaattccttaaccctatTGTCTgttgtgttaagtctggttaatgtgaaggccaggtatgggtggagtgacaaaagtttcacctcactgcttgaggtagtgcacaatctgcttccagaggacaacacattgcctaaaaTTTACTATAAGGcaaaaaagatattgtgtccgatgggtatggagtatcggaagattcatgcttgccccaatgattgcatactgtacaggcatgaattccaagaaatgtcgaaatgccctatctgtgggacttcacggtacaaagtgaaggatgaagaaaaaagcagttctgatgaaaactcgaacaagggccccccagcgaaggttttgtggtatcttccaatcattccaaggtttacgcgtcttttttctaatgaggatgacgcaaaagaccttacatggcatgcaaatggaagggtttctgatggaatggtccgtcatccggctgattgctcgcagtggaagaagattgatggtttgtatccagatttcgggaaagagcctagaaatcttagacttggacaagccagtgatggaatgaatccatatggcaccttaagcactcaacacagttcatggccaattctgctagtaatttacaatttgcctccttggttgtgcatgaagcgaaaatacatgatgttgtctatgatgatatcgggcccaagacaagcaggaaatgacattgatgtttatctaagtctgtTGGTTGAAaatctgagaaagttgtgggacgagggggttgtagtgtttgatgcgtttcgcaaggagacatttgaaatgcgtgcaatgcttttttgtaccattaatgacttttcagcatatgggaatctcaacGGTTAcaatgttaagggtcatcatgcatgccccatctgtgaagaaaacacaagttacatacaacttaaacatggcAGAAAAACAGTCCacagtaggcatcgccgctttctaacacccaatcatccttacagacgattgaaaaaagcttttaatggaaatcaagagcatgatattgcgtcgatacc
Proteins encoded in this window:
- the LOC114383930 gene encoding uncharacterized protein LOC114383930, which encodes MREAVSQNCFRSLLVGKNKVPVDVLQYVDDTVFFGEASMENVRAVKVILRRFEMVSGLRINFAKSQFGAIGQPEEWCNSAVVYLNCALLQLPFCYLGIPIGVNPRRRVVWDPIISKFEAKLSKWNQRNISMAGRTTLINAILTALPLFYMSFSRIPSTIINRISAIQRHSRTGFWSLNTMVG